One region of Solanum pennellii chromosome 6, SPENNV200 genomic DNA includes:
- the LOC107023598 gene encoding exocyst complex component EXO70H1-like, producing MTGFFSSSKHSSPPHASSQSTTHKFGDTLMEDTLKNAEEIIKRWDLDESSSNLFQDSRTEAKQYLEAVIDLQHAMQFVVKESATSQLLVPAQNLMKIAIERLQKEFYNILAGNRYFLDSEGGSRESTRSSGSDEDQGSEDDNAEIESRFAELSIDDEGEKVSVAVDLKAIADCMIEAGYGKECAKIYELNRKSVIEETLYYLGVENISPSTVQKMDWKDLEKKIKIWLNAVKVAVSTLFYGERILCDQVFSISDSIRESCFTGIAKDSALTLFTFPEMVAKYKKLSLEKMFRILDLYDSISELLSEIEVIFGFDSMVAVKSQALTSMAKLRDAARAMLAEFESAIKKDSSKVVAGGGIHPLTRYVMNYLIFLSDYSGPISDIIADWKALVKSPLPESYLLSPIADDGDSPSCIVSVRLTWLILVLLCKLDGKAGFYGDVPLSYLFLANNLNYVVSKVRQSSLKLLLGPEWLSNHEAKVEQYMANFKRMGWSSVMTSLPENSTAEISPAEAKECFCKFSLSFEETNWKQRSWVIPDPKLRDEVKISLANKILSAYQPFYQKHGEKVARMESGGGVESIVRFAPDNVQNYLSDLFHGSSENSSTSSSHGSSSRSTRTWSSPLRGR from the coding sequence ATGACTGGATTTTTCTCTTCATCAAAACATTCATCCCCTCCACATGCTTCTTCACAATCCACAACTCATAAATTCGGTGACACTTTAATGGAGGATACTTTAAAGAATGCTGAAGAAATTATCAAAAGATGGGATCTTGATGAGTCCAGCTCAAATCTGTTCCAAGATAGTAGAACAGAGGCTAAGCAATATCTTGAAGCTGTAATTGATTTACAACATGCTATGCAGTTTGTTGTAAAGGAAAGTGCCACCTCCCAATTGCTTGTTCCAGCTCAAAATCTAATGAAAATCGCCATTGAGAGACTTCAGAAAGAGTTCTACAACATTTTGGCTGGAAACCGATACTTTCTTGACTCGGAGGGTGGGTCAAGAGAATCCACCAGGTCCAGTGGTTCGGATGAAGATCAAGGTTCTGAAGATGATAATGCTGAGATTGAATCTCGTTTTGCTGAGCTTTCAATTGATGATGAAGGTGAAAAGGTTTCTGTAGCGGTGGATCTGAAAGCTATTGCTGATTGTATGATTGAAGCAGGGTATGGAAAAGAATGCGCCAAAATTTACGAACTTAACCGAAAATCAGTCATCGAAGAGACATTGTATTACTTGGGGGTTGAAAATATTTCCCCTTCAACGGTTcagaaaatggattggaaggaTTTGGAGAAGAAAATCAAGATCTGGTTGAATGCTGTTAAGGTTGCTGTTAGTACTCTGTTTTACGGAGAGAGGATTCTCTGTGACCAAGTTTTCTCCATCTCCGATAGCATCAGAGAGTCTTGCTTCACAGGGATTGCAAAAGACAGTGCTCTAACTCTGTTCACTTTCCCGGAGATGGTGGCGAAATACAAGAAGCTATCTTTAGAGAAAATGTTCCGTATTCTCGACCTCTACGACTCTATTTCTGAACTTTTGAGTGAAATTGAAGTGATTTTTGGCTTCGATTCTATGGTTGCTGTTAAATCTCAGGCGCTGACCTCCATGGCCAAGCTCCGAGATGCTGCTCGAGCCATGCTGGCGGAGTTCGAATCGGCGATTAAGAAAGATTCATCTAAAGTAGTGGCTGGTGGAGGAATCCATCCTCTGACACGCTACGTTATGAACTACCTTATTTTCCTCAGTGATTACAGTGGACCCATCTCCGATATTATCGCCGATTGGAAGGCATTGGTAAAGTCACCGTTGCCGGAATCTTACCTCTTGAGTCCAATCGCCGACGACGGGGACTCACCGTCTTGTATCGTTTCCGTACGACTCACATGGCTTATCCTCGTTCTCCTCTGCAAACTCGACGGCAAAGCAGGGTTCTACGGTGACGTTCCGTTATCCTATTTGTTCTTAGCAAACAACCTGAACTACGTCGTTTCAAAGGTCCGTCAATCCAGCCTGAAGCTCCTATTAGGACCCGAATGGCTTTCAAACCACGAAGCTAAGGTAGAACAATACATGGCGAATTTCAAGAGAATGGGTTGGAGCAGTGTGATGACGTCACTACCGGAGAATTCAACGGCTGAGATTTCTCCGGCGGAAGCGAAGGAATGCTTCTGTAAATTCAGTTTAAGTTTCGAAGAGACAAACTGGAAGCAAAGATCATGGGTTATACCCGACCCGAAACTGCGTGATGAAGTGAAAATATCACTGGCGAATAAGATCCTTTCGGCTTATCAGCCATTTTACCAGAAGCACGGTGAAAAGGTGGCGCGGATGGAGAGTGGTGGCGGAGTGGAGTCAATTGTCAGATTTGCCCCTGACAATGTGCAAAATTACCTATCCGATTTATTTCACGGTTCTTCAGAAAACTCCAGTACGTCGTCGTCGCATGGGTCATCTTCACGGTCGACTCGAACGTGGTCATCGCCACTACGAGGCCGTTAG